In the Gorilla gorilla gorilla isolate KB3781 chromosome 1, NHGRI_mGorGor1-v2.1_pri, whole genome shotgun sequence genome, GTGGAGCAGGGCATCTTTACTGTCAGTCACTGGTCCACTGTGAAGACCTGATGAACCAGAGCATTTCCTCTTCTTGTTCTGCTCACCAGCCAGCTGTGGGCCAGAGAGGCCAAAGCTGCTGCACatcccagcagcagcagcccatGTCCTATCCAAGTTCGAGTATGCAGGATGGCACACCTCCCTGTGGCTCCTCAAGGAGCAATGGTGGGGGCTGGCAAACCACTGCCTGGAGCTATAAATTCTTAGGGGGCTTCCACAAGGGAATAGGGATGGTGATGGTGTTGAGAAGGCCTTATCTACCCCCATGACCCCTCCTAGATGGCTACATTGACTTCAGGTGGAGAGAAGCCAAACAAAGACTTGGAGAGCTGCAGTGATGACGACAACCAGGGGCCCAAGTCCCCAAAGATGTGAGACTTCATTTTAGCTCTTGGGGAATGTGGGAAGAGATGTCCTCAGATGGCAAGAGAAAGGGCTAAATCTAATGCTTGACTGGGGGCTTCTTGGGGGTGGGTGGAACTGTGTTGTACTAATCTTTGTATTCCTAGTACCTCAAAAAGTGCCGGGTCCTGAACAAGAACTCAGTGTTGAAGGAATGTTTTAGAAGGAGGAGAGGTCCAGCCTTTCCATCAGGTCTGTTTGTAACTGCTGATCTCCCCTAACAGTCTGACTGATGAGATGCTGCTCCAAGCCTGTGAGGGGCGAACAGCACACAAGTAAGTAGTGGTCAGCTCCTTGAGCTCCCTTTTCTCCCCACCTTTGATCATGGCCTGTGCCACCTCTTGGTTGTTTTTACCCCAGGGAAATGATTCCTATTACCTACCCATCTATTGCCTGAAGATAGGCAgctctccactcccctccaccaaCTTTCCCTGCAGGCTTAAGGACTAGGCCCATTTCCCCCGATACCCTCGCTCTGACTTGGACCCTGTCTGTTTCAGGGCTGCCCGTCTTGGGATCACAATGAAGGCCAAGCTTGCTCGCCTAGAGGCCCAGGAGCAGGCCTTCCTGGCTCGTCTCAAAGGCCAGGACCCTGGGGCCTCTCAACCGCAGTCAGAGAGCaagccccccaaaaaaaagaaaaagaaaaggaggcagaaagaggaggaagaagctaCAGCATCTGAAAGGAATGATGCAGATGAGAAGCACCCAGAACATGCTGAGCAGAACATcagaaaaagcaagaagaaaaggcGACATCAAGAAGGAAAGGTCTCAGATGAAAGAGAGGGTACAACTAAAGGGAATGAGAAGGAGGACGCTGCAGGAACAAGTGGGCTTGGGGAATTGAATAGCAGAGAGCAAACCAATCAGTCCctcaggaaagggaagaaaaagaagaggtggCACCATGAAGAGGAGAAGATGGGGGTcttggaggaaggaggaaaaggcaaGGAGGCTGCAGGCAGTGTCAGGACAGAGGAGGTAGAGAGCAGGGCATATGCTGACCCATGCAGCCGAAGAAAGAAGAGGCAGcaacaggaggaggaggacttGAACCTAGAAGATGGAGGTGAGGAAACTGTTTTAGGTGGTggaaccagggaagcagagagcagagcaTGCAGTGATGGAAGAAGCaggaaaagcaagaagaaaagacAGCAGCATCAAGAGGAGGAGGACATCTTGGATGTAAGGGATGAGAAGGATGGCGGGGCTagggaagcagagagcagagcaCACACTGGCTCAAGCAGCAGAGGTAAGAGGAAGAGGCAGCAGCATCCCAAGAAGGAAAGAGCTGGAGTCGGCACTGTCCAGAAAGccaaagagaaacagaagaagaGAGACTAAAGGTCTGGTAAAGGTAGGGCTTGATTGATTTTCAGGAGTTGAAGCCTCAAAGACCAGGGTTGATGCAGGTCTGCAGGTCTTCTGCACCCCCCTCAATGAGGAGTCCCTCCCAGAAAGGAAACTGATCTCTGGGACGTCAGCTGCTGAGAGGAGCAAGCGGTAGTACCATCCCTTAGTTGAGGGAGTCAGCACAGTCCCTTCTGCAGCTTCTAACCCAGGACCATGAACTCAGGTGCCTAGATAAACCAGGCAGCTAAAGGACAAGGAATGCTGGGGGCTGTGGGAACAGGAATGCAGATACCCTTTGAAGGAGCATTCCTGCTAAAAGAAGCTGAAAATGTAGACCTATGTGAAGTGCTCTGATTTCTAAATATTGTGAAggttaagaaaaacataaatttaggTCTATGGGCTAGATTTAGCCCACAGTTGCCAGTTTCTAGCGCtaccaaatgaatgaataaacatgagCTTGCGCTCCTAGCCTAGAGATTAATCCTGACTGGCATCTCTGTTCCCAGCCTGGGAAGGTCCTGAATACAAATTAGAAGATATTCCTTGGAGGCCTTTGAAGAAATTCCTTCGGTTAACCTCTTTGTAGTCTTGCTACACTGTTAAGTAGAAGTAGCTCCCTGTCTGTGTCCCAAATGAATAAGAATTGTGTAAAGGACAGCACAACTCACTTGGTATCTAACAGTCCATTTTCATTGTTTCCAAATACCGTAGCAACCTCTTGCCCTTCGTGTTACCCCTAGAGAGTTGGCACCCAATCCCCAGGGTTGCTCTCTGACTTCCACCATTCACTGACTTTTATTGCCAGAGGAGCTCCCAGGAATCCACAGTTCTGGAAGAGAGGGGCTCTAAGACTTTATTGGGAAGAATACCCACCCACCTTCCCTCACTGCAGACGATAGACACACTCGGTGTCAGGGTAGGGTGGCAGGTTCAGCTGGTACTTCTTTTCCAGAGCAGGTGGCACAAAACGACCCCCCAGGTAATGGTAGCGACCGGTAAACTGGGTTGCAGATTTTTTGGGGGCTGTGAGGGAGATGAGCAAGTCTGGCTGGATCCCTCCAGCGTTTCCCTTCTCCACGTCCCATCCTGAAAAGAGGGTGGTGTTCAAGAAGAGGCCAGATGTCTCATCCCCTTCTACACCTTAGTTTACCCTAGTCCCAGAGGAGTGGGAAGTCCCCTCAGTTCCCACCTGAGGAACTCTCGTCCAACGAGCTCCACGTACCCTTGGGCCGTGGTCTCTTCATGGGGCCAACATGTAAAGGGGACTTCTGAACACTGTTCCCCAGCCCTGATGGGGGTCCAGAAGGCTGTGTTCTGCCCCTCTagactaaaattattttagacCTGGTGTGGGCAAGAGTCAGGAGGGTAGGGCCCcaatctcccccaccccaccttctgGATCCCAGCACCTGAGGGAATGTCGATGCTGGCAATGGGCACAGTGAGTCCCTTCAGGACACTCAGGATGCTGTGGAACGGTTCCCGAACATCGCCCTTGAAGCTGAAGCCAAAGATGGCATCCACCACCAGCTCATACAGTTCATCAATCGTCATGGGCTGTGGTGGAGCAGGAAAAGGATGTCAGAGCCAGCAGCTGCACAAACAGCCTTAACTGGAGAGGGCTGTCCTCTGCACCTGCAGACCATTCTCAGAGGCACAAGTATTGTGTCTCATTCAGAGGGCAGCCTGAGGCCTAGAGAAAGTGTGAGTTGGTCACTGATTCAGGCCAAACTGAGACCAGACAGTTTTTGTTCTcggtgcctgcctgcctgcctgcccgccACTGGGGAGGCTACAGGCTGAGATAGCCTGAGACGAGTCAGGAGAGCCGGATTCTGGTTTCAGCTCTGCCATGATACAATTTAGTGACTTTAAGCAAACCACTTCTCTGCACCTCagtatcttcatctgtaaaatgggttaaggaaaaaaattacccaATTTCCCTTCCCTTAATCCATGCATCTGCAGGAAGGGTTTCAGATAGGGCAGCCACTCCAGCCCCTGAGGGGTAGATCATGTGTTTACTGCATGCTAGGGCAAGAGGATCTGACTGAAGAGTGGAAGGAGGGACCAGGGAGATGAAAGGGCAAGGAAGCTTTAGAGAAGGTGGTGTGTGGGACTCATGGAGCACACTTTATGAAGGAGGAGAAGGCTCTTGCACACTTATTCGAATACCATCCTTTAGGCACCTTCCGTACCAGGCACTAAAATGAGCTCAGCCTGGAAACACGAAGGAAGAGCAGAGCACAGGCAGTGGTTACTGTAGGATGGAGGTATTCAACTGGAGCCACCTACCTCTGCAGGCATTTCCCCAAGGAAAGGGATGTCCATTTTCTGACACTGGGTCACCAATGCAGTGAAGAGGGGCTTGTTAGGCCTTTTGGGGTAATAGATGGTTGGCTCGTAGCCCTAGGAAGAAAGTGGTAATTCAACCCCAGATCCCAGAGCCCTCACGCCCTCCTCCCCCACAGCCCCTCCCCACATACTCACAAAGAGTTTGAGGTGTCGAGCACAGACCAGACCATCTCCTCCATTATTCCCCGGGCCACAGATGACCAGGACAGTAGGGGGGCTCCTGGACATGGACGTCGGGGGATATGCCTGAAGGCAGAGTCAAGGGTGGTTCGGCGGGGTTTCAGGCGGTAATAGACCATATTGGCCCAGCTGTCTCTCCCACCCCTTTGTGCCTAGGCCAGGGGGCTGGGACAGTGACTCCTCCCTGGCTGCTCCCAAAGGTCGAGAGTTGTGCCACTGACCTTGGCGATGGCTGTAGCACAGCTCAGCCCGGCCAGTTCCATAAGTTGGTCCACGCTGAACTGGTATTCGTTAAATAGCTCCTGGTCCACGGCCTGGGCCTCCTCCTGGCTGAGGAAAACCCGCGGCCTGAGTCCCGCCCCTCGTGGTCTCTGTCGCGCAGGTGGCCCGGCCGTCCCAGGCCCCGCCCCGGGGCAGAGCAGGCACCCGAGACCCGCGCCTACCTCAGGTACTTCACCGCCGTGCTCGCCATGACCTCTGAGTCCCAGCGGCCACCCGAGTTCAGCCGCTGCGGTCCCCACCAGGTGGGTCCCGAGCGACAGGCGACGGTCTGGCTTTTGATCCGCAGCAGGCGCGAGCTCGCAACCAGCAGCCCGAAGCCCAGCAGCGCCCGCAGCCCGGACATCCAGCTCGCAGAGCGCGCGCCCCCGGCCCGTCCCGGCCCTACCCCGGCGCATGTGCGGCGCTCGCCCCGCCCCCGAAGAGGCCGGGCCAGCACGCGCGGATTCCGGAAGCCGCTGGGGGCTGGAGGCTTGGGGTTCTAGCGAGGCTTGGGGTTCTAGCAACCCTTGGGCTGGGGAGCCGTTCCCACCCGGTCCAGCTTCCCTTCCACTTGGGATTCCAGCTCTCCTCAGGAGCGTTTACAGATCGCCACACATTTCCAGATACGCCGAAATGCCTTGCTCCCAACGGCCCTTTGATAATAAGTGCTGATTTTGTAACTCTTTCAGAAAGGTGTATGGATGGCATAGCAGTTAGCCTTGATTCCTGCCCCACTGCTTAGTGGCTGAGTGAATGTGGGAACTGCTGGTGTCAGTTTTTCGCCTATACAACAGGGAAACGAGTACATACTTCCATAGGTGCTAATGCCTGCAAACCGTCGCAGAGGGCGTGGTATAGAAATTAAGCTACTGTTCTTATTTACACCACCAAGCCTATGTAACTTAGGCCCCCTCTACACTACATTAGTTTCCCCTACCTCTGTTTTACCAGGGTATCATGCTGTACTTCCCGAGTCATGCTTAACCCCTTTACTGAGATAATAGCtatggaaatataaaattatccttAAATAGTTTGGGTAAGCTATGGTTTAAAACGTAATTGAAACCATAGGCTCCAGGTCACGATGATGTTTCACCAGAAGTCTTGAGAGGAGGAGTAGAGTTTATGCTAGTGGTTTTGAGAATGCAAACACACTCTCTTGCGTGGTTAGGGGAAAAGGTTGGAGAGTAACAAACCAGTTACCATCAAGGCACTAAGATAAAGATAATTGTCCAGACTGCTATGGATTCAATGTTtgtgttcccttcccttcctccctcacaaattcatatgttgaagccctaacccccagtgtaaTGGTATTCGGAGACAGGGTGGTTGGGATTAGCATTAGTTGGGATATAAGGGGTAGTCCCTGATCTGgtagaattagtgcccttataagactttcttcctctccctgcccctcctctctGTCACCATACTGGAACCCTAATCTGACTTCCAGTCCCCATAACTGTCAGGAAATTAATTTGTTGCTTGAGCATCCAAtctatgatattttattatgataGCCCAAGCTAAGACACAGGTAAAgggaaggttttttttgttttttagacagggtctcgctctgtcactcaggctgcagtgcagccgcctgatcatggctcactgcagcctggacctctgggatcaagtgatcctccagcctcagcctccccagtaactgggactacaggcacgtgccaccacacccgactaattttcatattttttgtagaaacgaggtcttggcagggcacagtggctcacgcctgtaatcccagcagtttgggaggccaaggtgagtggatcatttgaggtcaggcgttcgagaccagcctggccaacatggtgaaacaccacctctactaaaaatacaaaaattagggctggatgcactggctcacacctgtaatcccaacactttgggaggccaaggcaggtggatcacctgatgtcaggagttcgagaccagcctggccgacatggtgaaaccccatctctactaaaaatacaaaaaaaattagcagggcgtggtggcgagcgcctgtaaccccagctactcaggaggctgaggcaggagaatcgcttgaatctgggaagaggaggttgcagtgtgctgagatcatgccactgcactccagtctgggcgacagagccagactccatcccaaaaaaaaaaaagaaaagaaaagaaaaagaaaaacagtaagtaTAAGAAGAGTGCTCTAACCTCcccttttcttcctgaaagcagGAAACAAAACTCCCATGTGAACAATGAATGCCTTCCTCCAGGAGGAAAGAAACATTCTTACCTCCAGAGACAGGGAGTCGAAGCTGAGAGAATTCTGTACAAACAGACCTTGTTAAAATATCTCTTATCTTCCTTTAGCCTccccatatattttatttttattatttttttggagatagagtctcactcggtcacccaggctgcagtgcagtggcatgatctcggctcactgcaacctctgactcctgggttcgagcgattctcctgcctcagcttccctagtagctgggactacaggcacacaccaccacacctggctaatttttgtagtttttgtagagatggggtctcaccatgttgcccaggttggtctcaaactcctgggctcaactgatccacccaccttggcctcccaaagtgctgggattacaggtgtgagcccctgcgacTGGCCTCCCCATATATTTTAGCTGCTTTTCCACAATTGGCTCTTTGTTCGACCTAGTACAAAACATTTAGGTTTtccttctttgggtcttcattgcTTTATGAGGgctcctgtgtcacataaaatttatattaagtaaatctgtatgcttttctcttgttaatctgttttatgtcaatttaattctcTGTCCCAGCCAGAGACCCTAAGAGAGTGGAGGTAAAGTTTTGCCTTCCCTACTTTCTCTTATCTGACATGATCAGGAgtggattattttatttcaactttaaaaaatacattaattttccATCTGTCAAAGTGTGGCCAGGGTCTTTTCTTTGAGGATGGAGCCTGTGATTGGATTCCTCAtcttctttcttatataaacctCACCAGTTATGTATCACCTGCAATTTCCAGTTTGCTTCCTTAAAGTGAAACAGTTAATGGCATGTTTGAAGCAATCTTGAGtgcagaatttatatttttattattattccccCAATTTGTAATAATCTTGTTGCTCACATCTAATTCCATAGcagcttttatcttttcttttgaggcagagtctcactctgttgcctaggctggagtgcagtggcatgatcttggctcactgcaacctccaccttccaggttcaagtgaattatcctgcctcaggctcccgagtagctgagattacaggcatgcaccaccatgccccactgattttttgtatttttagtacagacagggtttcgccatgttggccaggctggtctcaaactcctggcctcaagtgatccatccaccttggcctcccaaagtgctgggattacaggcataagctactgtgcccagcccacggTAGCTTTTTAAAGTCACTCACAGAggccagccgcagtggctcacgcctgtaaccctaacactttggaagaccgaggcaggcggatcacctgaggccaggagtttgagaccagcctggccaacatggcgaaactctatctctactgaaaataacaaaaattagccgggcttggtggcatgcacctgtaatcccagctactcaggaggctgaggtaggagaaccacttgaacctggaaggtggaggttgcagtgagctgagatcacgccattgcactccagcctgggaga is a window encoding:
- the NAXE gene encoding NAD(P)H-hydrate epimerase; this encodes MSGLRALLGFGLLVASSRLLRIKSQTVACRSGPTWWGPQRLNSGGRWDSEVMASTAVKYLSQEEAQAVDQELFNEYQFSVDQLMELAGLSCATAIAKAYPPTSMSRSPPTVLVICGPGNNGGDGLVCARHLKLFGYEPTIYYPKRPNKPLFTALVTQCQKMDIPFLGEMPAEPMTIDELYELVVDAIFGFSFKGDVREPFHSILSVLKGLTVPIASIDIPSGWDVEKGNAGGIQPDLLISLTAPKKSATQFTGRYHYLGGRFVPPALEKKYQLNLPPYPDTECVYRLQ
- the GPATCH4 gene encoding G patch domain-containing protein 4, giving the protein MNVTPEVKSRGMKFAEEQLLKHGWTQGKGLGRKENGITQALRVTLKQDTHGVGHDPAKEFTNHWWNELFNKTAANLVVETGQDGVQIRSLSKETTRYNHPKPNLLYQKFVKMATLTSGGEKPNKDLESCSDDDNQGPKSPKILTDEMLLQACEGRTAHKAARLGITMKAKLARLEAQEQAFLARLKGQDPGASQPQSESKPPKKKKKKRRQKEEEEATASERNDADEKHPEHAEQNIRKSKKKRRHQEGKVSDEREGTTKGNEKEDAAGTSGLGELNSREQTNQSLRKGKKKKRWHHEEEKMGVLEEGGKGKEAAGSVRTEEVESRAYADPCSRRKKRQQQEEEDLNLEDGGEETVLGGGTREAESRACSDGRSRKSKKKRQQHQEEEDILDVRDEKDGGAREAESRAHTGSSSRGKRKRQQHPKKERAGVGTVQKAKEKQKKRD